The proteins below come from a single Solea senegalensis isolate Sse05_10M linkage group LG2, IFAPA_SoseM_1, whole genome shotgun sequence genomic window:
- the asmt gene encoding acetylserotonin O-methyltransferase isoform X1, which produces MFCPNPVYCHDGIQKPDPTNQSSTIILQSPVKPVAMDECREMTTPEGTPAADAYPRKILEYMEGFLISKTMFTSCELGVYDVLLGAGRPLSAEEISQAIGASLDGTERLLAACTGLQLLNTHKDDGRVLYSNTDQASVYLTRSSPLSLFQSIQYNSRTIYFCWHHLTDAVREGRNQYERAFGVSSKDLFEALYRCDEEMVKFMQLMNSIWNICGKDVVRAFDLSPFKAICDLGGCSGALAKQCTSSYPECTVTIFDLPKVVRMSREHFVSEADLRISFHQGDFFKDPLPEADLYILARILHDWTDERCIELLGRVYEACNPGGGVLLVEALLHDDGSGPLTVQLYSLNMLVQTEGRERTAPQYSALLAAAGFTNIQHRLTGKIYDAVLGHKEVRD; this is translated from the exons atgttttgtccaaaTCCAGTTTACTGTCATGATGGAATACAGAAACCAGACCCAACCAATCAGTCATCAACAATAATTTTACA GTCTCCTGTCAAACCTGTGGCCATGGACGAGTGTCGAGAGATGACTACACCTGAGGGGACACCTGCTGCCGACGCGTATCCCAGAAAAATACTGGAATATATGGAAGGATTCCTCATCTCAAAG ACCATGTTCACGTCCTGTGAGCTGGGTGTGTATGATGTCTTGCTTGGTGCAGGGCGCCCCCTGTCTGCAGAGGAGATCAGTCAGGCAATAGGAGCCAGTCTGGATGGCACAGAGAGGCTGCTGGCTGCCTGCACAGGCCTGCAGCTGCTCAACACACACAAGGACGATGGACGAG TGCTTTACAGTAACACAGATCAGGCCAGTGTCTACCTGACCCGCTCCAGTCCTTTATCTCTCTTCCAGTCCATCCAGTACAACTCCAGGACCATCTATTTCTGCTGGCACCACCTGACCGACGCTGTCAG AGAGGGGAGAAACCAGTATGAAAGGGCTTTTGGAGTCAGTTCTAAGGACCTGTTTGAAGCTCTCTACAG gtgtgatGAGGAGATGGTAAAGTTTATGCAGTTAATGAACTCCATCTGGAACATCTGTGGTAAAGATGTGGTCAGGGCCTTTGACCTGTCACCTTTCAAAGCCATCTGTGACCTCGGGG GCTGCAGCGGAGCATTAGCCAAACAGTGCACGTCCTCCTACCCAGAATGCACTGTGACGATCTTTGACCTCCCCAAGGTAGTGCGTATGTCGAGGGAACACTTTGTCAGTGAGGCCGACCTGAGGATAAGCTTTCACCAAG gGGATTTCTTCAAAGACCCCCTACCAGAGGCTGACCTCTACATCCTTGCCAGAATCCTCCACGACTGGACAGACGAACGCTGCATAGAACTACTCGGTAGAGTTTATGAAGCCTGCAATCCag GAGGCGGTGTGTTGCTGGTGGAGGCATTGCTCCACGACGACGGCTCTGGCCCTCTGACAGTACAGCTCTACTCCCTCAACATGCTGGTGCAGACAGAGGGCAGGGAGAGGACAGCTCCCCAGTACAGTGCCCTGCTGGCTGCCGCCGGCTTCACCAACATCCAGCATCGCCTGACGGGGAAGATATATGACGCTGTGCTGGGACACAAAGAGGTACGAGACTAA
- the asmt gene encoding acetylserotonin O-methyltransferase isoform X2 produces the protein MLTAGAAAWSPVKPVAMDECREMTTPEGTPAADAYPRKILEYMEGFLISKTMFTSCELGVYDVLLGAGRPLSAEEISQAIGASLDGTERLLAACTGLQLLNTHKDDGRVLYSNTDQASVYLTRSSPLSLFQSIQYNSRTIYFCWHHLTDAVREGRNQYERAFGVSSKDLFEALYRCDEEMVKFMQLMNSIWNICGKDVVRAFDLSPFKAICDLGGCSGALAKQCTSSYPECTVTIFDLPKVVRMSREHFVSEADLRISFHQGDFFKDPLPEADLYILARILHDWTDERCIELLGRVYEACNPGGGVLLVEALLHDDGSGPLTVQLYSLNMLVQTEGRERTAPQYSALLAAAGFTNIQHRLTGKIYDAVLGHKEVRD, from the exons ATGCTgactgctggtgctgctgcttg GTCTCCTGTCAAACCTGTGGCCATGGACGAGTGTCGAGAGATGACTACACCTGAGGGGACACCTGCTGCCGACGCGTATCCCAGAAAAATACTGGAATATATGGAAGGATTCCTCATCTCAAAG ACCATGTTCACGTCCTGTGAGCTGGGTGTGTATGATGTCTTGCTTGGTGCAGGGCGCCCCCTGTCTGCAGAGGAGATCAGTCAGGCAATAGGAGCCAGTCTGGATGGCACAGAGAGGCTGCTGGCTGCCTGCACAGGCCTGCAGCTGCTCAACACACACAAGGACGATGGACGAG TGCTTTACAGTAACACAGATCAGGCCAGTGTCTACCTGACCCGCTCCAGTCCTTTATCTCTCTTCCAGTCCATCCAGTACAACTCCAGGACCATCTATTTCTGCTGGCACCACCTGACCGACGCTGTCAG AGAGGGGAGAAACCAGTATGAAAGGGCTTTTGGAGTCAGTTCTAAGGACCTGTTTGAAGCTCTCTACAG gtgtgatGAGGAGATGGTAAAGTTTATGCAGTTAATGAACTCCATCTGGAACATCTGTGGTAAAGATGTGGTCAGGGCCTTTGACCTGTCACCTTTCAAAGCCATCTGTGACCTCGGGG GCTGCAGCGGAGCATTAGCCAAACAGTGCACGTCCTCCTACCCAGAATGCACTGTGACGATCTTTGACCTCCCCAAGGTAGTGCGTATGTCGAGGGAACACTTTGTCAGTGAGGCCGACCTGAGGATAAGCTTTCACCAAG gGGATTTCTTCAAAGACCCCCTACCAGAGGCTGACCTCTACATCCTTGCCAGAATCCTCCACGACTGGACAGACGAACGCTGCATAGAACTACTCGGTAGAGTTTATGAAGCCTGCAATCCag GAGGCGGTGTGTTGCTGGTGGAGGCATTGCTCCACGACGACGGCTCTGGCCCTCTGACAGTACAGCTCTACTCCCTCAACATGCTGGTGCAGACAGAGGGCAGGGAGAGGACAGCTCCCCAGTACAGTGCCCTGCTGGCTGCCGCCGGCTTCACCAACATCCAGCATCGCCTGACGGGGAAGATATATGACGCTGTGCTGGGACACAAAGAGGTACGAGACTAA
- the asmt gene encoding acetylserotonin O-methyltransferase isoform X3 yields MDECREMTTPEGTPAADAYPRKILEYMEGFLISKTMFTSCELGVYDVLLGAGRPLSAEEISQAIGASLDGTERLLAACTGLQLLNTHKDDGRVLYSNTDQASVYLTRSSPLSLFQSIQYNSRTIYFCWHHLTDAVREGRNQYERAFGVSSKDLFEALYRCDEEMVKFMQLMNSIWNICGKDVVRAFDLSPFKAICDLGGCSGALAKQCTSSYPECTVTIFDLPKVVRMSREHFVSEADLRISFHQGDFFKDPLPEADLYILARILHDWTDERCIELLGRVYEACNPGGGVLLVEALLHDDGSGPLTVQLYSLNMLVQTEGRERTAPQYSALLAAAGFTNIQHRLTGKIYDAVLGHKEVRD; encoded by the exons ATGGACGAGTGTCGAGAGATGACTACACCTGAGGGGACACCTGCTGCCGACGCGTATCCCAGAAAAATACTGGAATATATGGAAGGATTCCTCATCTCAAAG ACCATGTTCACGTCCTGTGAGCTGGGTGTGTATGATGTCTTGCTTGGTGCAGGGCGCCCCCTGTCTGCAGAGGAGATCAGTCAGGCAATAGGAGCCAGTCTGGATGGCACAGAGAGGCTGCTGGCTGCCTGCACAGGCCTGCAGCTGCTCAACACACACAAGGACGATGGACGAG TGCTTTACAGTAACACAGATCAGGCCAGTGTCTACCTGACCCGCTCCAGTCCTTTATCTCTCTTCCAGTCCATCCAGTACAACTCCAGGACCATCTATTTCTGCTGGCACCACCTGACCGACGCTGTCAG AGAGGGGAGAAACCAGTATGAAAGGGCTTTTGGAGTCAGTTCTAAGGACCTGTTTGAAGCTCTCTACAG gtgtgatGAGGAGATGGTAAAGTTTATGCAGTTAATGAACTCCATCTGGAACATCTGTGGTAAAGATGTGGTCAGGGCCTTTGACCTGTCACCTTTCAAAGCCATCTGTGACCTCGGGG GCTGCAGCGGAGCATTAGCCAAACAGTGCACGTCCTCCTACCCAGAATGCACTGTGACGATCTTTGACCTCCCCAAGGTAGTGCGTATGTCGAGGGAACACTTTGTCAGTGAGGCCGACCTGAGGATAAGCTTTCACCAAG gGGATTTCTTCAAAGACCCCCTACCAGAGGCTGACCTCTACATCCTTGCCAGAATCCTCCACGACTGGACAGACGAACGCTGCATAGAACTACTCGGTAGAGTTTATGAAGCCTGCAATCCag GAGGCGGTGTGTTGCTGGTGGAGGCATTGCTCCACGACGACGGCTCTGGCCCTCTGACAGTACAGCTCTACTCCCTCAACATGCTGGTGCAGACAGAGGGCAGGGAGAGGACAGCTCCCCAGTACAGTGCCCTGCTGGCTGCCGCCGGCTTCACCAACATCCAGCATCGCCTGACGGGGAAGATATATGACGCTGTGCTGGGACACAAAGAGGTACGAGACTAA